The DNA segment GGCACACCACGCGTGCCGAGCGTGGCGAGCAGCGCGCACGCCGTGTCGTGCTCGCCTCTGGCGAGTGCGAGTGAGCCGAGCGCCCACGTCGCGCGTGCCGAGGCGAGCCGGTTGCCCGTCCGGTGCGCGAGGTCCTTCGCGGTACCCGCGTGCTCTCTCGTCTCCGCGGCGTCTCCCTGGATGGCGGCCACGGTCGCCAGCAGCGCGTGGAAGTCGGCGATCCTCGGCGGCTGCCCTACGTCGGTCGCGAGCCGGAGCCCTTCCTTCGCGTGCGCGCTCGCCTCGGTCAGCATGCCGAGCCGGATCTCCACCTCGGTGAGCCAGGAAAGCGGCATCGGCAGCAACGCGAGCATTCCGGTCGCGGTCAGGTCGGCGTACGCGGCGATGGCGAGGTCGTGGGTTTCCCTGACGTGCTCACCGCGCATCGCGATCACCATCGGGAACAACCAGCGGTGGGCGCCTGACTTCGCGATGGCTCGCGGGGCGTCGTCCATGAGCCGCCACGGTCGCGGGCCGGGCTCGGCCCTGTCGTCCAGCGCGGCGGCGAGCCACCTGCCGTAGCGCCGGTAGGCGGGGTCGTCGTGCTCGTCCGCGATTCGTTCCGCGAGTTCGACTGCTTCGCCGAGCCTGCCCGAGTACAGGGCGGCGCCGGTAGCCATGAAGCGCAGGTCCGCGGCGGCGTCGGCTCCCCCTGTGCCCTCAGCTTCGTCGGCGCACCTGCTCAGGTATCCGAACGCGACGTTCTGCTCGCCGCTGAACAGTTCGAACAACGCCCTTACCGGGCGCTGTCCCGGCACCGGCGTGTCGCCGCCTTCGGTGAGCAGCCGCCGCGCCAGTGCTGCCTCGCCCGACTTCCACGCGTAGTGGGCCGCCATGGTCAACCGGCGGGCACCCTCGGCAGGCAGCGGGCTCAGCCCCGCCGACCGCCGCATCACGACCGCGGCCGAGGCCATCCCGCCTCGCCGCTCGGCAGCGGAGGCACTGCTCTCCAGTTCGGCGGCGAGCGCTTCGTCGGGCTCGCTCGCCGCGAGCGCGCGGTGCCACGTCGCGCGCGAGGTCTCGCCGATGGCGGCCCATTCCTCCGCGAGCGCGGCGTGAGCCTCCCGGAGGCCTGCCGGTTCGGCGAGGCCGCTCGCCGAGCGCAGCAACGGGTGCGCGAACGCGATGCGCTCGCGCGTGTCCAGCAGCGAGGTGAGGCGCTCCGAGCCCCAGATGTCGCGCGGCAGGCCGAGCCGCTCACCGGCTCGCGTGATGACATCGGCTCGTCCCGTGCCGTCGGCGGCGACGACACGTAGCGCGGTCCGTTCGGCCGGCGACAACGCGGCGAGCCTGGCTCCGAAAAGGTGATCGAGCGCGGATCCCGCGTTCAGTGCCGCGACGTCGAGGGCACGCGCTGTGTTGTGCCGCGCCAGTTCGCCGAGTACGAGCGGGTTGCCCCTGGCCGCTTCGACGAGCGCGGTCGCCGCCTCCCCGCGTGGCCATCCGTGCCGGGCCAGCAGCGTGGTGGCGGCTTCGGCGCCGAGACCGGCCAGCACGAGGCAGGGAAGATCTTCGCCGAGTTGCGGCTCGCCGGGACGCGCGAGCGTGGTCAGCAGGAAGCCGATGCCGCCTTCGACGCGGCGACAGCAGAAGAACACGACG comes from the Prauserella marina genome and includes:
- a CDS encoding AAA family ATPase; this encodes MLAGREDESRHIQDLCAAVANGEGRVLIIRGEPGIGKSALLSENTPDHDGVTVVGIRGFASEADLAFAGLHQLVEPFLPLLGGIPGEQARAVRVALGLAEGSTTDLAVCAATLALLRVAAARRPVLLTIDDVHHLDAASLRVVFFCCRRVEGGIGFLLTTLARPGEPQLGEDLPCLVLAGLGAEAATTLLARHGWPRGEAATALVEAARGNPLVLGELARHNTARALDVAALNAGSALDHLFGARLAALSPAERTALRVVAADGTGRADVITRAGERLGLPRDIWGSERLTSLLDTRERIAFAHPLLRSASGLAEPAGLREAHAALAEEWAAIGETSRATWHRALAASEPDEALAAELESSASAAERRGGMASAAVVMRRSAGLSPLPAEGARRLTMAAHYAWKSGEAALARRLLTEGGDTPVPGQRPVRALFELFSGEQNVAFGYLSRCADEAEGTGGADAAADLRFMATGAALYSGRLGEAVELAERIADEHDDPAYRRYGRWLAAALDDRAEPGPRPWRLMDDAPRAIAKSGAHRWLFPMVIAMRGEHVRETHDLAIAAYADLTATGMLALLPMPLSWLTEVEIRLGMLTEASAHAKEGLRLATDVGQPPRIADFHALLATVAAIQGDAAETREHAGTAKDLAHRTGNRLASARATWALGSLALARGEHDTACALLATLGTRGVPQCHEHIARLALPDTVEAHLRAGDTETATGMVNRFTHWAGDRPGWVRAHLHGCAALLAEGETGSAGLADKLHQSALASVSADSTPFEVARLSLRYGEWLRRQRRITEATEPLRTATNLFTDLGARSWAERAGGELRACGARSGGVANASSWPKEELTEQETRVAELAALGLSNREIGAKLYLSHRTVGYHLHKIFPKLGITTRAQLRQTPLAPEDPR